From a region of the Halorhodospira halophila genome:
- a CDS encoding PhnD/SsuA/transferrin family substrate-binding protein, which yields MRPTSQALSTVTAVALLSAGMTAAHADVAEQCPSTLRLADTGIEGAEELRRAFGPFAEQFSEITGVNMEFFAVSNRTAAANALRYDSIDLALAGPSEYVVMSSEADIDVAFGLERDAYGAKIVANANLGAEDIEDLRGTTLAFGDVGSTTNHITQGWMIEDAGLSLDRDLDTVHAGDARIQALVNGDVDAAALGYRDLDLIPEYDADFDYDVVADSGTMPRDPMVARAELGEGCIAAIRDTVQEHEEELFSAFVEPGKDEGFNEAQERAKYLGARFVYDISDDEYDMVREAYDYLGFDL from the coding sequence ATGAGACCTACGAGCCAAGCCCTCAGCACCGTGACCGCCGTCGCCCTGCTCAGCGCCGGCATGACGGCCGCCCACGCCGACGTGGCCGAACAGTGTCCGAGCACCCTGCGCCTGGCCGATACCGGCATCGAGGGTGCCGAAGAGCTGCGCCGCGCTTTCGGTCCCTTTGCGGAGCAATTCAGCGAGATCACCGGCGTCAACATGGAGTTCTTCGCCGTCAGCAACCGCACCGCGGCCGCCAACGCCTTGCGCTACGACTCCATTGATCTGGCCCTGGCCGGCCCCTCCGAGTACGTCGTCATGAGCAGTGAAGCAGACATCGATGTCGCCTTCGGCCTTGAGCGCGACGCCTACGGGGCCAAGATTGTCGCCAACGCCAATTTGGGCGCCGAGGACATCGAGGATCTGCGGGGCACGACCCTGGCCTTCGGCGATGTCGGCTCGACGACCAACCACATCACCCAGGGTTGGATGATCGAAGACGCCGGCCTTTCGTTGGATCGTGACCTCGACACCGTCCACGCCGGCGATGCCCGCATCCAGGCTCTGGTCAACGGCGACGTGGACGCCGCCGCTCTCGGCTATCGCGACCTGGATCTGATCCCGGAGTACGACGCGGACTTCGATTACGACGTGGTAGCCGACAGCGGCACCATGCCCAGGGACCCGATGGTCGCCCGCGCCGAGCTCGGTGAAGGTTGCATCGCCGCTATTCGGGATACCGTCCAGGAGCACGAGGAGGAGCTCTTCTCGGCCTTCGTCGAGCCGGGCAAGGATGAGGGCTTCAACGAGGCCCAGGAGCGGGCGAAGTACCTCGGCGCCCGGTTCGTCTACGACATCTCGGACGACGAATACGACATGGTCCGGGAGGCGTACGACTACCTCGGATTCGACCTTTAA
- the sohB gene encoding protease SohB has protein sequence MLNEYLLFLAKTATVVLAVLFILAAVFRMRQEGGAGAGRLQVRALNGVYRQRAEALRRAGAPSSWRGRLRRKLQRKPVDPPPAELPDKRVYVLDFRGDIRARAVEGLREEITAVIAAARPGQDEVILRLESPGGAVPAYGLAASQLARLREAGIYLTVCVDRVAASGGYLMAVVGDRIVAAPFALIGSIGVVGSLPNFHRWLRNRDIDFEQHTAGAYKRTLTLFGENTEADRERFREDLAHIHEQFKGFLRRYRPQLDVETVATGEFWLAERALEAGLIDALQTSDDCIMAQREQAHLLEVDFRQREGWSQRLTMVTERLLGQRGVLDRFGPGFG, from the coding sequence ATGCTAAACGAATACCTGCTGTTCCTGGCCAAGACCGCTACTGTGGTGCTCGCCGTCCTGTTTATCCTCGCGGCGGTATTCCGCATGCGCCAGGAGGGAGGCGCTGGGGCGGGTCGGCTGCAGGTGCGAGCGCTCAACGGTGTCTACCGGCAGCGTGCGGAGGCGCTGCGCCGCGCCGGTGCCCCGAGCTCCTGGCGAGGTCGGCTGCGCAGGAAGCTGCAGCGTAAACCGGTGGATCCACCGCCCGCCGAGCTGCCGGATAAGCGCGTCTACGTCCTGGATTTCCGCGGCGACATCCGGGCCCGTGCCGTGGAGGGGCTGCGCGAGGAGATTACCGCGGTGATCGCCGCGGCCCGCCCCGGGCAGGACGAGGTGATCCTCCGCCTCGAGAGCCCCGGCGGTGCCGTGCCGGCCTATGGGCTGGCAGCCTCGCAGCTGGCGCGCCTGCGCGAGGCCGGGATTTACTTGACCGTATGTGTGGATCGGGTTGCCGCCAGCGGCGGCTACCTGATGGCGGTGGTCGGGGACCGTATCGTGGCGGCACCGTTTGCGTTGATCGGGTCCATCGGGGTGGTCGGGAGCCTGCCGAATTTCCACCGCTGGCTGCGCAACCGTGACATCGATTTCGAGCAGCATACCGCCGGGGCGTACAAGCGGACCCTGACCCTGTTCGGGGAAAACACCGAGGCCGACCGGGAGCGCTTTCGCGAGGACCTGGCCCACATCCACGAACAGTTCAAGGGGTTCCTCCGTCGTTACCGCCCGCAGCTGGATGTTGAGACGGTGGCCACTGGAGAGTTCTGGCTGGCTGAGCGGGCCCTGGAAGCGGGATTGATCGACGCGCTGCAGACCAGTGATGACTGCATCATGGCTCAGCGCGAGCAGGCGCACCTGTTGGAGGTCGATTTCCGTCAACGGGAGGGCTGGTCGCAGCGCCTGACGATGGTCACCGAGCGCCTGCTCGGGCAGCGCGGTGTGCTGGACCGGTTCGGGCCCGGCTTCGGGTAG
- the phnC gene encoding phosphonate ABC transporter ATP-binding protein produces MAIIECNDLHKSYEKLRVLRGIDFRMEAGEGVVLLGANGCGKSTLMRCISGLERPQQGGVRVLGTDLAQSGRRSLREARTRIGMVFQKFNLVQNLSVFQNVLYGASGRHRSFWSVTAPFAAAEERDYAMHCLERVNLADRAGQRADQLSGGQQQRVAIARTLMQQPTVVLADEPVASLDPRSAREVMELLWGIVREERLSLLCCLHQLDFAEEFGERALGMKAGRIVLDRPMADIRRAELDALYEGAVRVDEAETKPRLAVAS; encoded by the coding sequence ATGGCCATCATCGAGTGCAACGACCTGCACAAGAGTTACGAAAAGCTTCGGGTACTGCGCGGGATCGACTTCCGCATGGAAGCCGGCGAGGGTGTCGTTCTCCTCGGTGCCAATGGATGCGGGAAATCGACCCTAATGAGGTGCATCAGCGGGCTGGAACGACCGCAACAAGGCGGCGTCCGTGTACTGGGTACGGATCTGGCCCAGTCCGGGCGCCGCTCACTGCGAGAGGCGCGCACCCGCATCGGTATGGTGTTCCAGAAGTTCAATCTGGTGCAGAACCTGAGCGTCTTTCAGAACGTCCTTTACGGGGCCAGCGGCCGCCACCGCAGTTTCTGGTCCGTCACGGCCCCCTTCGCGGCGGCCGAGGAACGGGACTACGCCATGCACTGCCTGGAGCGGGTCAACCTCGCCGATCGTGCTGGCCAGCGCGCCGACCAGCTCTCCGGCGGACAGCAGCAGCGGGTGGCCATCGCCCGTACGCTGATGCAGCAACCCACCGTCGTCCTCGCCGACGAGCCGGTTGCGAGTCTCGATCCGCGCTCGGCCCGCGAGGTCATGGAGCTGCTCTGGGGGATCGTCCGAGAGGAGCGACTCAGCCTGCTCTGCTGCCTACATCAACTCGACTTTGCCGAAGAGTTCGGTGAACGGGCCCTCGGCATGAAGGCTGGCCGAATCGTGCTCGACCGCCCCATGGCGGACATCCGCCGCGCTGAGCTTGACGCCCTCTACGAGGGCGCCGTGCGCGTCGATGAGGCGGAGACGAAACCCCGGCTCGCCGTCGCTTCCTGA
- a CDS encoding flagellar hook-length control protein FliK → MSAQRPTVWIRFPEASGRPDLPLRLGDTLEARARLTGAGLILILGAHRLPARADVPVAGGDRLRLRVASVGHPLVLQVTDHLGPRPALQWTLRQALPRQATAESLVGDLRSALRRPLTNLDLHTACQEFQDAVPSARSLSSAAGIRETLAHAGLYLEARLARGADTGADLKGRLSAWLAALRPRHPEGGDRKRPTPEFPPAERALLDQLEAFFWRIQALQAHRALHTRGTRDWTLDIPVRQGDALHALRLRIRPATGADGGAAWTIEARLALERLGPVAVSLHLAGGRADLAWWAQQRVSAERLANALPKLEQRLRAAGLEPGAITCYHGWPAHDGTAPSSTATQGIIDEQI, encoded by the coding sequence ATGTCAGCACAACGTCCCACGGTGTGGATCCGCTTCCCAGAGGCCAGCGGCCGGCCGGATCTGCCGTTGCGCCTGGGGGACACCCTGGAGGCGCGGGCCCGGCTCACCGGGGCCGGGCTGATCCTGATCCTCGGCGCCCACCGCCTCCCCGCACGGGCCGATGTACCGGTGGCCGGCGGCGATCGCCTGCGACTGCGTGTGGCCAGCGTGGGCCACCCCCTGGTGCTACAGGTCACCGACCACCTTGGCCCCCGCCCGGCGCTGCAGTGGACCCTGCGCCAGGCCCTGCCCCGCCAGGCCACTGCGGAATCGCTGGTAGGCGACCTGCGCAGCGCACTCCGGCGCCCTCTTACCAACCTTGATTTGCACACAGCGTGCCAAGAGTTCCAGGATGCCGTGCCGTCGGCACGCTCACTGAGCTCCGCCGCCGGTATCCGCGAGACCTTGGCCCACGCCGGCCTCTACTTGGAGGCTCGACTGGCCCGCGGTGCCGACACGGGCGCGGATCTCAAGGGGCGGTTGAGCGCCTGGCTCGCTGCATTGCGCCCACGCCACCCGGAGGGGGGCGACCGCAAGAGGCCCACGCCGGAGTTCCCGCCGGCCGAGCGCGCCCTGCTCGACCAACTGGAGGCCTTCTTCTGGCGCATCCAGGCACTTCAGGCCCACCGTGCCCTCCACACCCGCGGGACACGCGACTGGACGCTCGACATCCCGGTACGCCAGGGCGACGCCCTGCACGCCCTGCGACTGCGCATCCGCCCCGCCACCGGGGCAGACGGCGGCGCAGCGTGGACCATCGAGGCCCGTCTGGCACTCGAGCGACTGGGCCCGGTGGCAGTCTCGCTGCACCTGGCCGGCGGGCGCGCCGATCTGGCCTGGTGGGCCCAGCAGCGTGTCAGCGCCGAGCGCCTGGCCAACGCGCTCCCGAAGCTTGAACAACGCCTCCGCGCCGCCGGCCTCGAACCCGGCGCGATTACCTGCTACCACGGGTGGCCGGCTCACGACGGTACCGCCCCTTCATCCACCGCGACCCAGGGGATCATCGATGAGCAGATCTGA
- a CDS encoding Yip1 family protein produces the protein MADAPALPGRWHTLASVFFRPRRILEEWHDADPDVPWILARLTVPLLLASVLGAGIAHALIPSGFPPETRPDPIGFGIYSALTQFVGVIALAAAAHYLCDLFQGYSDFRRPLTAVSVALIPAWVGNVVAALPWPVGPHLALLLILYSLGLLYAAFAVIAGVRKGNRLGHYLAALGAALLVTFAFGWQAMSLIPGAAPEVRLGTTWLI, from the coding sequence ATGGCTGACGCCCCCGCGCTACCCGGTCGCTGGCACACCCTCGCCAGCGTCTTTTTCCGGCCACGCCGGATCCTGGAGGAGTGGCACGACGCCGATCCGGACGTGCCGTGGATCCTGGCGCGGCTGACGGTACCGTTGTTGCTGGCCAGCGTGCTCGGGGCCGGGATCGCCCACGCCCTGATCCCCAGCGGGTTCCCGCCAGAGACCCGCCCCGACCCCATCGGTTTCGGCATCTACAGCGCCCTGACCCAGTTTGTCGGCGTCATCGCCCTGGCGGCCGCAGCGCACTATCTTTGCGACCTATTCCAGGGCTATTCGGACTTCCGGCGTCCACTGACCGCGGTCTCCGTGGCTCTGATCCCCGCCTGGGTAGGCAACGTGGTGGCTGCCCTGCCCTGGCCGGTGGGGCCACACCTGGCCCTGTTGCTGATCCTCTACAGCCTGGGGCTGCTTTACGCCGCCTTTGCCGTCATCGCCGGGGTGCGCAAGGGCAACCGCCTGGGCCACTACCTGGCCGCGCTTGGCGCCGCCCTGCTGGTGACGTTTGCCTTCGGCTGGCAAGCCATGAGCCTGATCCCCGGGGCTGCACCGGAAGTTCGCCTGGGTACCACCTGGTTGATCTAG
- a CDS encoding pyruvate kinase, which translates to MNEKTGFDGSVWQPEALLDVLEALRWDIEEGAERWLRRYEDAFPDGVTTSAENFAHYLALRNRDLRSVQRSLARFGLSSLGRHEPHVLAGLNEVIEALGARVGRVTQRRRGGPTFEQAHLRLATHAADLLGPVPEGRDSRVMVTLPSAAADDPDLVRSLVASGMDMARINCAHDDPAMWRRMARHVRDAEARTGRSCRVHMDLAGHKVRTGPVAPRTPVVRLKPMRDAYGRTVRRAQVDLVHPEQIGDTGRGGVPRLCLDSETLASMRVGDRLRFRDARKSSRLLAVREAIPGGFRADIGSTAYVTPRTRFALQRRGAGKWQTVIRGLRCGGFAEAQMEIRLFEGDTLVLLRRLEPGTPGRRDEDGGMVVPARIACSHPQVIDQLGPGQAVWIDDGKIGAEVECVDAHGARLRITRSRPQGAVLHEDKGLNFPGLDLGLPALSAQDEQDLDFVAELADTVALSFTESRSDLEALGAALARRGAVDLGVIAKIETQRGVQNLPDILLGGMGRFDLGVMIARGDLAVEIGGERLAEVQEELLWLCEAAHVPVIWATQVLESLAKKGIASRPELTDAAMSGRAECVMLNKGPYIVTALRTLDGILHRMQQHQRKKTPRLRALGIVQNQPAPQPAADE; encoded by the coding sequence ATGAACGAGAAAACCGGATTCGACGGTTCTGTCTGGCAGCCGGAGGCTTTGCTGGACGTCCTGGAGGCGCTGCGCTGGGACATCGAGGAGGGCGCAGAGCGTTGGCTGCGTCGCTACGAGGACGCCTTCCCGGATGGGGTCACCACCAGCGCCGAAAACTTCGCCCACTACCTGGCATTGCGCAACCGCGATCTGCGCAGTGTGCAGCGCTCCCTGGCCCGCTTCGGGCTTTCGTCGCTGGGGCGTCACGAACCCCATGTACTCGCGGGCTTGAATGAGGTCATTGAGGCCCTGGGTGCCCGGGTCGGGCGGGTGACGCAACGAAGGCGGGGTGGACCGACTTTCGAGCAGGCCCACCTCCGCCTGGCGACGCATGCAGCCGATCTGCTCGGTCCGGTGCCGGAAGGCCGTGACAGCCGTGTCATGGTGACCCTGCCATCCGCCGCCGCCGATGATCCGGATCTGGTGCGCTCGTTGGTCGCTTCCGGGATGGATATGGCGCGAATCAACTGCGCCCACGACGATCCGGCCATGTGGCGCCGCATGGCTCGGCATGTGCGGGACGCCGAGGCCCGTACCGGGCGTTCCTGTCGGGTCCACATGGACTTGGCTGGCCATAAGGTGCGCACCGGCCCTGTTGCCCCGCGAACTCCAGTGGTTCGGCTGAAACCAATGCGGGATGCCTACGGCCGGACCGTTCGACGCGCACAGGTCGATCTGGTGCACCCTGAGCAGATCGGTGACACCGGCCGGGGCGGTGTCCCCCGTCTCTGCCTGGACAGTGAAACTCTGGCCAGTATGAGGGTCGGGGACCGTCTGCGCTTTCGGGATGCCCGGAAATCCAGTCGCCTGCTGGCGGTCCGCGAGGCGATCCCGGGCGGCTTTCGGGCGGATATCGGGAGCACGGCTTACGTGACGCCCAGGACCCGCTTTGCCCTCCAACGGCGGGGCGCTGGTAAGTGGCAGACCGTGATTCGCGGCCTCCGGTGCGGGGGATTTGCGGAAGCGCAGATGGAAATCCGCCTTTTTGAAGGGGACACCCTGGTGCTCCTGCGTCGGCTCGAGCCGGGAACCCCCGGGCGGCGGGACGAGGACGGGGGGATGGTTGTGCCCGCGCGCATCGCGTGCTCGCACCCGCAGGTGATCGACCAGCTCGGCCCTGGCCAGGCGGTGTGGATCGACGACGGCAAGATCGGTGCCGAGGTGGAGTGTGTCGACGCCCACGGCGCCCGGTTGCGCATTACGCGGAGCCGTCCGCAGGGTGCCGTGCTGCATGAAGACAAGGGCCTGAACTTTCCAGGGCTCGATCTGGGTCTGCCGGCGCTGAGCGCGCAGGATGAGCAGGATCTGGATTTCGTCGCCGAGCTCGCGGACACGGTGGCTCTTTCCTTTACGGAGTCCCGCTCGGATCTGGAAGCCCTGGGGGCGGCGCTGGCCCGGCGCGGCGCCGTGGACCTGGGTGTCATCGCCAAGATCGAGACCCAACGCGGCGTGCAGAACCTACCGGACATCCTGCTCGGCGGGATGGGGCGCTTCGATCTGGGCGTGATGATCGCCAGGGGGGATCTCGCCGTGGAGATCGGCGGCGAGCGTCTTGCAGAGGTTCAGGAGGAACTGCTCTGGCTCTGCGAGGCTGCCCACGTGCCGGTGATCTGGGCCACGCAGGTCCTGGAGAGCCTGGCCAAGAAAGGCATTGCCTCGCGCCCGGAACTGACCGATGCGGCGATGTCCGGCCGCGCCGAGTGCGTGATGCTGAACAAGGGGCCCTACATCGTGACGGCCCTGCGCACGCTCGACGGTATCCTCCATCGAATGCAGCAGCACCAGCGCAAGAAGACCCCTCGGTTGCGGGCGCTCGGCATTGTGCAGAATCAGCCGGCGCCGCAGCCTGCGGCGGACGAGTAG
- a CDS encoding AAA family ATPase codes for MAPQTGTTLHLPEAALYRLGLTAQPFVGIPDPPFEDSARITQINVTLSLLQSGERIVLISGDAGLGKTTLLRRLAESQPPGLSMQRVQGDGADIDTLWGALVAAAEAEEGTLAPRSREQALNYVRSARRGGVRPALLIDDAHALPAREIDELLGLWTELAEDDEAFSLAMALEPAGLQSLPETPPAERFHTTTLYPLSQEQTGAYLDHRTRSAGAEHTLFDPHEIEDIFRQSGGHPERINEAAYRRLTARLASSDQPAPKPGPRPAKSPGLRGTGLRWALAGVTGITAASAGTYWLLTHQLSTGPATEELAIEDFEEPEEETVAAESEEIEPASDTPFGLDLPGRYSFRDSPDEQEPPSPTGQSTTNLQLLDTPDAAQGPTDSGPTEGEPGTETAEEDLADSADWIRGEDGERYTIQLLAASEPAPLQEYAGQQPLDEPTHVVATERDDGDLWFLLLHGSHEDREAAHAALDALPEAVAERGAWVRSFESVAESLAAED; via the coding sequence ATGGCTCCGCAAACCGGCACGACGTTACACCTCCCGGAGGCGGCCCTGTACCGACTGGGGCTGACCGCACAGCCCTTCGTCGGCATCCCCGACCCTCCCTTCGAGGACAGCGCCCGAATCACGCAGATCAACGTCACGCTGAGTCTCCTGCAAAGCGGCGAACGCATCGTGCTCATTAGCGGCGACGCGGGCCTGGGCAAGACGACACTCCTGCGCCGCCTGGCCGAATCTCAGCCCCCCGGGCTGAGCATGCAGCGGGTCCAGGGCGACGGTGCCGACATCGATACCCTGTGGGGCGCTCTGGTCGCCGCCGCGGAGGCCGAGGAAGGCACCCTGGCTCCTCGATCCCGCGAACAGGCCTTGAACTACGTGCGGAGTGCCCGCCGTGGCGGCGTTCGCCCCGCCCTGCTTATCGATGATGCCCACGCCCTGCCCGCACGGGAGATCGACGAGCTGCTTGGACTGTGGACAGAACTCGCCGAGGACGACGAGGCCTTCAGCCTCGCCATGGCCCTCGAGCCCGCCGGCCTGCAGAGCCTCCCGGAGACGCCGCCCGCGGAGCGGTTTCACACCACGACCCTATACCCGCTGAGCCAGGAGCAGACCGGCGCCTACCTGGACCACCGAACCCGAAGCGCCGGTGCCGAGCACACCCTGTTCGACCCGCACGAGATCGAGGACATATTCCGGCAATCCGGCGGACACCCGGAGCGGATCAACGAGGCGGCCTATCGACGCCTGACCGCCCGGCTGGCCAGTTCCGACCAGCCGGCGCCCAAGCCGGGGCCGCGCCCGGCGAAATCGCCCGGGCTCCGCGGCACCGGCTTACGGTGGGCCCTGGCCGGTGTCACCGGGATCACGGCCGCGTCGGCGGGCACCTACTGGCTGCTCACGCACCAGCTATCCACCGGCCCGGCGACGGAGGAACTCGCCATCGAGGATTTCGAGGAACCCGAGGAGGAGACAGTCGCGGCCGAAAGCGAAGAGATCGAGCCGGCAAGCGACACACCCTTTGGCCTGGATCTACCCGGGCGCTACAGCTTCCGGGACAGCCCTGACGAACAGGAGCCACCCTCCCCCACGGGACAGTCGACGACCAACCTGCAGCTCCTCGACACCCCGGATGCTGCGCAAGGGCCAACTGACAGCGGTCCGACCGAGGGCGAGCCGGGCACCGAAACCGCGGAGGAGGACCTGGCCGATAGCGCGGACTGGATCCGCGGCGAGGACGGGGAGCGCTACACCATCCAGCTGCTGGCCGCCTCTGAGCCAGCTCCGCTGCAGGAATACGCGGGGCAACAGCCACTGGATGAGCCGACCCACGTGGTCGCTACGGAGCGCGACGACGGCGATCTGTGGTTCCTGCTATTACACGGCTCCCACGAAGACCGAGAGGCCGCTCACGCAGCCCTTGACGCCCTCCCAGAAGCGGTCGCGGAGCGCGGTGCGTGGGTGCGCTCCTTCGAGTCCGTAGCCGAGAGCCTGGCGGCCGAGGACTAG
- a CDS encoding CBS domain-containing protein: MAGHPATLGELARRVPAIAATAPLVAVPLSAGYWYGLRSLPVIDECGLPVGILRRDELTAWVRQNDGWVTVKRPSRVYELSRPPRAIWRAEEPWRLMLGRFREGLPSAGDECLVVDEEGRYVGIVTTIDLLRRAATIA, encoded by the coding sequence ATGGCAGGCCATCCCGCAACGCTGGGTGAACTCGCCCGGCGGGTGCCGGCCATCGCGGCCACTGCCCCGTTGGTTGCGGTCCCTCTATCGGCCGGGTACTGGTACGGGTTGCGTAGTCTGCCGGTCATTGATGAGTGCGGGCTCCCGGTTGGCATCCTGCGGCGGGACGAACTGACCGCGTGGGTGCGCCAGAACGACGGTTGGGTGACGGTGAAACGGCCGAGTCGCGTCTATGAGCTGTCCCGACCGCCACGCGCCATCTGGCGCGCCGAGGAGCCCTGGCGCCTTATGCTCGGCCGTTTCCGGGAAGGGCTGCCCTCGGCCGGGGACGAGTGCCTGGTCGTTGATGAAGAGGGACGCTACGTCGGCATCGTGACCACCATCGACCTGCTGCGTCGCGCGGCCACGATCGCGTAG
- the bcp gene encoding thioredoxin-dependent thiol peroxidase yields MSIEEGQPAPDFTLSDADGKHVTLSALRGQPVVVYFYPKDETPGCTKEACAFRDIWADLQETGAAVLGISPDDAASHQRFRDRHELPFTLLSDPDKEVMSRYGAWGEKNMYGRKSMGVIRSTVLIDAEGVVRKHWRRVSKAEAHPHKVLEALQQLV; encoded by the coding sequence ATGTCGATCGAAGAAGGCCAGCCCGCCCCCGATTTCACCCTGTCAGACGCCGACGGCAAGCACGTGACCCTCAGCGCCCTGCGGGGTCAGCCGGTGGTCGTCTACTTCTACCCCAAGGACGAGACGCCGGGCTGCACCAAGGAGGCCTGCGCCTTTCGCGATATCTGGGCCGATTTGCAGGAGACCGGAGCGGCCGTGCTGGGGATCTCCCCCGATGACGCAGCCTCCCACCAACGCTTCCGGGACCGGCACGAACTCCCTTTCACGCTGCTCAGCGACCCGGATAAAGAGGTCATGAGCCGCTACGGCGCCTGGGGCGAGAAGAACATGTACGGGCGCAAGAGCATGGGCGTGATCCGCTCTACGGTCTTGATCGACGCCGAAGGGGTTGTCCGCAAGCATTGGCGCCGGGTCTCGAAGGCCGAGGCCCATCCTCACAAGGTCCTGGAGGCCCTGCAGCAGCTGGTCTAG
- a CDS encoding DUF2802 domain-containing protein: MAWLIGVVLAVLAGALVASAYAVYRVQRTLERVQQAEQRMESVETTTRQILEHFRGLSAGAVGQGEHLARLEQNLARLRRRLDQVAAAGGTDGSRFNQAIRMARKGAEAREIADTCEISQVEADLVVLLHGPGRGEGGASG; this comes from the coding sequence ATGGCGTGGCTGATCGGGGTGGTGCTCGCCGTTCTAGCCGGTGCCCTGGTGGCGTCGGCCTATGCCGTTTACCGCGTGCAGCGCACCCTGGAGCGGGTCCAGCAGGCTGAGCAACGCATGGAGAGCGTCGAGACCACGACCCGGCAGATCCTCGAGCACTTCCGGGGGCTCTCCGCGGGGGCGGTCGGCCAGGGGGAGCACCTGGCCCGGCTGGAGCAGAACCTGGCCCGGCTGCGGCGGCGTCTGGATCAGGTGGCCGCAGCCGGCGGCACGGATGGCAGCCGCTTCAATCAGGCGATCCGCATGGCGCGCAAGGGGGCCGAGGCCCGGGAGATCGCCGATACCTGCGAGATCAGTCAGGTGGAGGCGGACCTGGTGGTTCTGCTTCACGGTCCGGGGCGCGGAGAGGGCGGCGCCTCCGGGTGA
- the phnE gene encoding phosphonate ABC transporter, permease protein PhnE, translated as MTSHEPRSTATPERFQRPSVFTWVVLVGFLAFLIQGLSTIDTTFERLLQGMGNLGDFFARAVPPDFSRFDSIAGAMLETLNMAVVGVTAGVILSVPMALLCSRNTTPHWSIAWISRGVVATLRTVPELVWALIFVAAVGLGPLAGILAIVMDTIGFAARFFSERIEEIPKGPSEALASTGASRTGTIIGAILPEASASMTATSLYSIEKGIRSAIVLGLVGAGGIGVELSTAMSMFNYDAALAIIIVILLVVIGVEQVSSAIRQRLL; from the coding sequence ATGACTAGCCACGAGCCCCGCTCGACGGCCACGCCGGAGCGTTTCCAGCGGCCGTCGGTCTTTACCTGGGTGGTACTCGTCGGGTTCCTGGCATTCCTCATCCAGGGACTGAGCACGATCGACACAACCTTCGAGCGGCTTCTGCAAGGCATGGGCAACCTGGGCGATTTCTTCGCCCGTGCAGTACCACCTGATTTCAGCCGCTTCGACAGCATCGCCGGGGCGATGCTGGAGACCCTCAACATGGCGGTGGTCGGCGTCACCGCAGGCGTCATCCTGAGCGTGCCCATGGCGCTGCTCTGCTCCCGCAACACCACACCGCACTGGAGCATCGCGTGGATTTCCCGGGGCGTCGTGGCCACCCTACGGACGGTCCCCGAACTCGTCTGGGCGCTGATCTTCGTAGCGGCCGTTGGCCTGGGGCCTCTGGCCGGCATCCTGGCCATCGTCATGGACACCATCGGCTTCGCGGCGCGGTTCTTTTCAGAACGCATCGAGGAGATCCCCAAGGGGCCCTCCGAGGCACTCGCCTCCACCGGCGCAAGCCGAACAGGGACGATCATCGGCGCCATCCTCCCGGAAGCGAGCGCGTCGATGACGGCCACCAGCCTCTACAGCATCGAGAAAGGGATTCGCTCGGCCATCGTTCTGGGACTGGTCGGCGCCGGCGGGATTGGGGTGGAACTGAGCACCGCCATGAGCATGTTCAACTACGACGCCGCACTGGCGATCATCATCGTGATCCTGCTGGTGGTCATCGGCGTCGAGCAGGTCTCTTCGGCGATTCGACAGCGGCTTCTCTAG